The Acidimicrobiales bacterium genome includes a region encoding these proteins:
- a CDS encoding hotdog domain-containing protein has product MSLRPGLTGRAALVVGEADTAVAMRSGDVPVLATPRLVALCEEAACAALAGNLDAGHTTVGSSVQFNHLAPTAVGRKVTAEATLEKVEGRRLGFTVSASDANGLVGAGRVTRVVVEAERFLKRVKE; this is encoded by the coding sequence GTGTCCCTTCGCCCCGGCCTGACCGGACGGGCCGCGCTCGTGGTCGGGGAGGCCGACACGGCGGTGGCCATGCGCTCCGGAGACGTGCCGGTCCTGGCCACCCCGCGGCTGGTCGCGCTCTGCGAGGAGGCGGCGTGCGCGGCGCTGGCGGGCAACCTCGACGCCGGGCACACCACGGTCGGCAGCAGCGTGCAGTTCAACCACCTCGCCCCCACCGCCGTCGGTCGCAAGGTGACGGCCGAGGCCACCCTGGAGAAGGTCGAGGGGCGGCGGCTGGGCTTCACCGTGTCGGCCAGCGACGCCAACGGCCTGGTCGGCGCCGGGCGGGTCACCCGGGTCGTGGTGGAGGCCGAGCGCTTCCTCAAGCGGGTGAAGGAGTAG